The following coding sequences lie in one Vibrio spartinae genomic window:
- a CDS encoding AAA family ATPase, translating to MTPLKLTMQAFGPFAHTAQIDFTRLGRHPLFLINGPTGSGKTSILDAICFALYGETTGNERQGSQMRSDLASADTPTEIILTFALHDKIYRVTRSPEQQVPKSRGEGTTVRKHSAALYDITDAEKLITAKTAQVKTDVTALIGLNDTQFRQVMVLPQGQFRELLLASSKDREAIFGQLFQTDIYKKIEFALKDKASDISQAKNEFDNQIRGALQVAGVTSEQALDEQQTAFARQLEAARHQEQNALSALNQLKSEIQKAQALNQGFDRFSQAQSALNTHLEQSAHMATKQQQLDTARNAAKIQLPYVNRVNAAKQADEFQQKIITQEKARDTAQTEQQRKQVALDAATEQAKLLPELTKTVYQLDSLTTKLAEKQALEAKIAEHISQKQKLETTQTQYIAHKEKLLREAEQARQAFEKAQTEVAEKPVIDADIARMQRLATDLNQLETLRKQHQQALEQTPQKTAAVEQAQQDFTAAQQQADRLEMQWHSAQAAILAQKLHPGEACPVCGSCDHPSPAVLTETEVTKAHIQQARTEQQQAWQHAHQCSAQLDQHQTLITQTEQRLNELTTQLGEQASMQPAQLQQDLQAKHDRLQYLSTLNLEQMTQAVTTLNQRCEAGDRKLTELQQQIVANDSRLSTSQEQLRQLSESIDPKRDSVTKVNQEIAATQQQIDTLNQTFTTAQTELQQATLTHANLNSQITTNQELLQQAKTQLTVAETEWHQALAASHFNDEQHYLDSQRTEQEIQRWQQELDEFKQTQTRLEQTLADLTATLKDAQRPDLAALDATLTQTQQTYTDARQQLDTIYSTFKRVEKVRQDIAQLHAQNAKLEQAYQVYGTLYDVASGKTGSRISLHRFVLGVLLDDVLIQASQRLSIMSKGRYTLVRKTEGFKGIAGRGLDLVVEDGYTGKNRDVATLSGGESFMAALALALGLSDVVQSYSGGIRLETLFIDEGFGSLDPESLDLAIQTLVDLQQTGRMIGIISHVADLKEQMALRIDVEPALTGSTVTIRG from the coding sequence ATGACACCATTAAAACTGACAATGCAGGCCTTTGGCCCTTTTGCGCATACCGCACAAATTGACTTTACGCGACTGGGGCGTCATCCGCTGTTTCTGATTAATGGCCCGACCGGTTCAGGAAAAACATCGATTTTGGATGCGATCTGCTTTGCGCTGTATGGCGAAACCACCGGCAATGAACGTCAGGGCAGCCAAATGCGCAGTGATCTCGCCAGTGCGGACACCCCGACTGAAATCATCCTGACTTTTGCCCTGCATGATAAAATCTACCGGGTCACCCGCAGCCCGGAACAACAAGTGCCCAAAAGTCGCGGCGAAGGGACGACCGTTCGTAAACACAGCGCAGCGCTGTACGACATCACTGACGCAGAGAAACTCATCACAGCCAAGACCGCACAGGTCAAAACCGACGTGACGGCTTTGATTGGCCTCAACGATACCCAGTTTCGTCAGGTGATGGTGCTGCCACAAGGCCAATTCCGCGAGCTATTACTGGCCAGCTCTAAAGATCGGGAAGCCATTTTCGGCCAACTGTTTCAAACCGATATCTACAAGAAAATCGAATTTGCACTCAAAGATAAGGCCAGTGATATCAGCCAGGCTAAAAACGAATTTGATAATCAGATTCGCGGGGCTTTACAGGTTGCCGGCGTCACCTCTGAACAGGCACTTGACGAACAACAGACAGCGTTTGCCCGACAACTCGAAGCGGCGCGTCATCAAGAGCAGAACGCCCTGTCGGCACTCAATCAACTCAAATCCGAGATTCAGAAAGCCCAAGCACTCAATCAGGGTTTTGATCGCTTCAGCCAAGCACAATCGGCGCTGAACACGCATCTTGAACAAAGTGCGCATATGGCCACCAAGCAACAACAATTGGATACTGCGCGCAATGCAGCCAAAATCCAGCTGCCTTATGTCAATCGGGTCAATGCAGCCAAGCAGGCAGACGAGTTTCAGCAGAAAATCATCACTCAGGAAAAGGCCCGCGACACCGCGCAGACGGAACAACAGCGCAAACAGGTCGCACTCGATGCCGCAACGGAACAAGCCAAGCTGCTCCCTGAACTGACCAAGACGGTCTATCAGTTAGACAGCCTCACAACCAAACTGGCTGAAAAGCAAGCACTCGAAGCAAAAATCGCGGAACATATCAGCCAGAAGCAGAAGCTTGAGACCACCCAGACCCAATATATTGCTCATAAAGAAAAATTGCTCCGCGAAGCGGAACAAGCCCGCCAAGCATTCGAGAAAGCGCAAACTGAAGTGGCTGAAAAACCAGTGATTGACGCTGACATTGCCCGAATGCAGCGTTTAGCGACGGATCTCAATCAACTGGAAACGCTCAGAAAACAGCATCAGCAAGCGCTGGAACAGACGCCGCAAAAGACAGCAGCGGTCGAACAAGCCCAGCAAGATTTTACAGCGGCCCAGCAACAAGCCGACCGGTTAGAAATGCAGTGGCACAGTGCGCAAGCGGCCATTCTCGCCCAGAAACTTCACCCCGGAGAGGCGTGTCCGGTCTGCGGCAGTTGTGATCATCCGTCCCCTGCGGTTTTGACCGAGACAGAAGTGACCAAAGCGCACATCCAGCAAGCCCGCACTGAACAGCAACAGGCATGGCAACACGCTCATCAATGCTCAGCGCAACTGGACCAACACCAGACACTGATTACCCAAACCGAGCAGCGCCTGAATGAGTTAACCACACAACTCGGCGAGCAAGCCTCGATGCAACCGGCACAGCTCCAGCAAGATTTACAGGCCAAACATGACCGCCTGCAATATTTATCCACTCTCAATCTGGAACAAATGACGCAAGCTGTCACAACGCTCAATCAACGCTGTGAAGCCGGAGATCGCAAACTAACCGAACTCCAACAACAAATCGTTGCCAACGATTCACGGCTGAGTACCAGTCAGGAACAGTTACGTCAGCTCAGTGAATCAATCGACCCCAAACGTGACAGCGTCACCAAGGTGAACCAAGAAATTGCGGCAACACAGCAGCAAATCGACACGCTCAATCAAACATTCACGACCGCACAGACGGAACTGCAACAAGCAACACTGACCCATGCGAACCTTAACAGCCAGATCACTACCAATCAGGAGTTACTGCAACAGGCCAAAACACAATTGACTGTGGCAGAAACCGAATGGCACCAAGCATTAGCGGCAAGTCATTTTAACGATGAACAACACTACCTCGACAGTCAACGCACCGAGCAGGAGATCCAGCGCTGGCAACAAGAGCTGGATGAGTTCAAACAGACACAAACCCGCTTGGAACAGACGCTGGCTGACTTAACGGCAACCTTGAAAGATGCCCAAAGACCGGACTTAGCAGCACTGGATGCGACCCTGACGCAGACACAACAAACCTATACCGACGCACGCCAGCAGCTCGACACCATCTATTCAACCTTCAAACGGGTGGAAAAAGTGCGCCAGGATATTGCTCAGCTACATGCGCAAAACGCCAAACTGGAACAAGCGTATCAGGTCTACGGCACCCTCTATGATGTTGCCAGCGGCAAAACGGGGAGCCGGATTAGTCTGCACCGCTTTGTGCTGGGAGTATTACTCGATGACGTCCTGATTCAGGCCTCTCAGCGACTGAGTATCATGAGCAAAGGTCGCTATACGCTGGTGCGGAAAACAGAGGGGTTCAAAGGCATTGCCGGCCGGGGGCTCGATTTGGTGGTGGAAGATGGTTACACCGGTAAAAACCGCGATGTGGCAACGCTGTCCGGGGGGGAGTCTTTTATGGCGGCGCTGGCGCTCGCTTTGGGCTTGTCTGATGTCGTGCAGTCCTACAGTGGTGGCATCCGGCTGGAAACATTATTCATTGATGAAGGTTTCGGGAGTTTAGATCCGGAGTCGCTCGATCTGGCGATACAGACACTGGTGGATCTCCAACAAACCGGGCGGATGATCGGTATCATCTCCCACGTTGCGGATCTGAAAGAGCAAATGGCGCTGCGGATTGACGTCGAACCTGCATTGACCGGATCGACCGTCACCATTCGGGGTTAA
- a CDS encoding type VI secretion system PAAR protein has product MAKAVRVGDTGTAHDGFPPTPVTSGSPDVSIDGIPAARVGDPLESHSKPKHPPHARKISSGSSTVMINNKPAAITGGSVNCGGVTMGGGTVNIGDEVPQPQLMKKLHDRAFIIKDETGQPLRDVEYRIVVDGETVAQGKTDHSGQLPITDTGTQPKKVQIFIKEI; this is encoded by the coding sequence ATGGCTAAAGCTGTTCGTGTCGGAGACACCGGAACTGCTCATGATGGATTTCCACCAACACCTGTCACTTCCGGCTCTCCCGATGTTTCTATTGATGGTATTCCCGCTGCTCGGGTCGGGGATCCACTCGAGTCACATTCCAAACCAAAGCATCCTCCCCACGCACGAAAAATATCATCGGGTTCTTCTACTGTGATGATTAACAATAAACCAGCAGCGATTACAGGCGGTTCGGTGAATTGTGGTGGGGTAACAATGGGCGGTGGTACGGTTAATATTGGTGATGAGGTCCCACAACCACAACTGATGAAAAAACTGCATGATCGTGCCTTTATTATTAAAGATGAAACGGGACAACCGCTTCGGGATGTGGAATATCGTATTGTTGTTGATGGCGAAACGGTTGCTCAGGGAAAAACCGATCACAGTGGACAATTACCGATCACAGATACAGGTACTCAACCGAAAAAAGTCCAAATATTTATTAAGGAAATATAA
- a CDS encoding GNAT family N-acetyltransferase, with the protein MEIKIDDLSGGEVIRLLEEHLADMYKTSPAESAHALDVDALKSPEITFFSAWLGNELQGCLAIKQLTPEHIELKSMRTSRAARQSGVATQLLMHALDIATERGYQTVSLETGSHDFFRPARNLYEKFGFRYCGPFAHYQDDPHSRFMTRDLIKTCK; encoded by the coding sequence ATGGAAATCAAAATTGATGATTTATCGGGTGGCGAGGTGATCAGACTGCTCGAAGAGCATCTGGCAGATATGTATAAGACCTCACCCGCGGAAAGCGCGCATGCCTTAGATGTAGATGCACTAAAATCCCCGGAGATAACCTTCTTCAGCGCTTGGCTCGGTAATGAACTGCAAGGTTGTCTTGCCATCAAACAACTGACCCCCGAGCATATTGAGTTGAAATCGATGCGAACCTCACGCGCTGCCCGTCAATCCGGTGTCGCGACGCAACTACTCATGCATGCACTTGATATCGCCACTGAGCGCGGCTATCAGACCGTTAGCCTTGAAACGGGATCTCATGATTTCTTCCGCCCGGCCAGAAACTTATACGAAAAATTTGGTTTCCGTTATTGCGGGCCATTTGCTCACTATCAAGACGATCCGCACAGCCGCTTTATGACAAGAGATCTGATCAAAACCTGCAAATAA
- a CDS encoding IS256 family transposase, whose translation MSDDKFEIDIQAFAKALQSGQGLNGKDGLLTPLIKQITEAALGAEIEQHLEAEPDNRKNGKSRKTVKTSSGEFELETPRDRNGSFDPQTVKKHQTRLTDEMERNVLSLFALGNSYQHIREYLLDMYGISVSNGTINAITDRLIPELRAWQERDLDPVYPVVWLDAVHYKIKENGRFVSKAIYTILALNIEGKKELLGIYLSDAEGAHYWLSVLTDLQNRGVKDICIACVDGLKGFPQAIETIYPQTEVQLCVIHQIRNSMKYVASKNQKAFMADLKCVYKAATLKAAEHELDELEAKWGPQYPLVIQSWRNKWENLSVYFKYPEQVRRAIYTTNAVEAVHRQFRKLTKTKGGFANETSLLKLLYAGMLKASEKWTHPVQNWNLTLSQLSIHFEGRLTPYLDL comes from the coding sequence ATGTCTGACGATAAATTCGAAATTGATATTCAAGCTTTTGCCAAAGCATTGCAATCCGGTCAGGGCCTCAACGGCAAAGACGGTTTGCTCACCCCGTTGATTAAGCAAATCACTGAAGCCGCGCTCGGGGCTGAAATCGAACAGCACCTTGAAGCTGAGCCCGACAATCGCAAAAATGGAAAATCCCGCAAAACCGTTAAAACCTCATCCGGGGAATTTGAACTTGAAACGCCCCGTGACCGAAATGGCTCTTTTGACCCGCAAACTGTCAAGAAGCACCAGACCCGACTGACCGATGAGATGGAACGTAATGTCCTCTCCCTGTTTGCCCTTGGCAACAGCTATCAACATATCCGGGAATATCTGCTGGATATGTATGGTATCAGCGTTTCCAATGGCACGATTAACGCCATCACCGACCGTCTTATCCCTGAGCTCAGAGCATGGCAGGAGCGGGATTTAGACCCCGTCTATCCGGTCGTCTGGCTTGATGCCGTTCACTACAAAATCAAGGAAAACGGTCGCTTTGTTTCCAAAGCCATTTACACCATCCTTGCACTCAATATCGAAGGAAAAAAAGAGCTGCTGGGGATTTATCTCTCTGATGCCGAAGGCGCGCATTACTGGCTCAGTGTCCTGACCGACTTACAAAATCGCGGTGTCAAAGATATTTGTATTGCTTGTGTCGATGGCCTCAAAGGGTTCCCTCAGGCGATTGAAACCATTTACCCGCAGACTGAAGTCCAACTCTGTGTTATCCATCAAATCCGTAACTCGATGAAGTATGTCGCCAGCAAAAATCAGAAAGCGTTTATGGCGGATTTAAAATGTGTTTATAAAGCGGCAACCCTTAAAGCTGCCGAACATGAGCTGGATGAGCTGGAAGCCAAATGGGGACCACAATACCCGCTGGTGATTCAGTCATGGCGCAATAAATGGGAGAACTTATCGGTGTATTTCAAATATCCCGAACAGGTCCGCAGAGCCATTTACACCACCAATGCGGTTGAGGCGGTACATCGTCAGTTCCGCAAACTGACCAAAACCAAGGGCGGTTTTGCTAATGAAACCAGCTTGCTCAAGCTGTTGTATGCAGGTATGTTGAAAGCCAGTGAAAAGTGGACGCATCCGGTGCAGAACTGGAACCTGACACTGTCTCAGCTCAGCATCCACTTTGAAGGCAGACTCACTCCATATCTGGATTTATAA
- a CDS encoding TSUP family transporter, with protein sequence MQTGLGLVVGVTGPLALNVLTKQLKSKDSIIATSSLFMTISHLTKIPVYLTVTASLLTDLNLIIDMIIGAVWGSFLGTRLRLRSNNERMIQIIKMLLSLFAVKMIVQGVI encoded by the coding sequence TTGCAAACAGGTTTGGGGCTGGTCGTTGGTGTGACCGGCCCTTTGGCCTTAAATGTCTTAACCAAACAACTGAAGTCGAAAGATAGCATTATTGCAACAAGTTCATTATTTATGACGATCAGTCACCTCACCAAAATCCCAGTCTATTTAACTGTAACGGCAAGCTTACTCACTGATTTAAATTTGATTATTGATATGATTATCGGCGCGGTGTGGGGATCATTTTTAGGCACAAGGCTGCGTTTAAGAAGCAATAATGAGCGAATGATTCAAATCATCAAAATGTTACTCAGCTTGTTTGCCGTCAAAATGATTGTTCAAGGGGTGATATAA
- a CDS encoding polymorphic toxin type 44 domain-containing protein produces MSDTSGWVLKKEVVSTSASTHDPVSILLPCQHSNGALLVAEYIIGEMKTNIQSKTCETIRYLLDYKYERLQEWRQLPWYKQLFVPVPRPDLITASALWLEKVYKGHSWDHKPLIRDNPSLKAVAVHRKLWTLAKIRAYRQNKNPNDKPPTDSKSYWHKYKRHDYFYDIWSNVHYGYVGLACGFSQELLLRGAGGAQFLDNMTTSGDAPDDVVAVKVGFELYQDYGDSLATLTPSDLMKRLEQASFSDAARDIHLCFHPHRKELENES; encoded by the coding sequence ATGTCAGATACATCGGGTTGGGTACTGAAAAAAGAAGTTGTTTCAACCTCTGCCTCTACGCATGATCCCGTGTCTATTTTGTTACCGTGTCAACATTCAAATGGTGCTTTACTGGTTGCTGAATATATTATTGGTGAAATGAAAACGAATATTCAGAGTAAGACTTGTGAAACGATTCGATATCTGTTGGATTATAAGTATGAACGGCTGCAAGAGTGGCGGCAATTACCGTGGTATAAACAACTGTTTGTACCTGTGCCAAGGCCTGATTTGATCACGGCAAGCGCATTGTGGCTCGAAAAAGTATATAAAGGGCATTCGTGGGATCATAAGCCATTAATTCGTGATAACCCAAGTTTAAAAGCTGTTGCGGTACATCGTAAATTATGGACATTAGCGAAAATACGAGCATATCGGCAAAATAAAAATCCTAATGATAAACCACCGACTGACTCTAAAAGTTATTGGCATAAATATAAAAGACATGATTATTTTTATGATATTTGGTCCAATGTGCATTATGGCTATGTCGGTTTGGCTTGCGGTTTTAGCCAAGAGCTTTTGTTACGAGGTGCAGGCGGAGCTCAGTTCCTCGATAATATGACGACCTCGGGCGATGCTCCGGATGATGTGGTTGCTGTGAAGGTCGGCTTCGAACTATATCAGGATTACGGAGATTCGTTAGCAACATTGACCCCATCAGATTTAATGAAACGGTTGGAGCAAGCGAGTTTTTCTGACGCAGCGCGTGACATTCATTTATGTTTTCACCCACACAGAAAAGAATTAGAAAATGAAAGCTAG